A single genomic interval of Nonomuraea rubra harbors:
- a CDS encoding SCO4848 family membrane protein, which produces MSRKIAVFLIVLGAFMIFEWVNLGFNLADGHPTAFYVVHGVLIVVNVVLGAVLAVIGWRGLRQVRDRTGAAG; this is translated from the coding sequence GTGTCACGAAAGATCGCCGTTTTCCTCATCGTTCTCGGCGCGTTCATGATCTTCGAGTGGGTGAACCTGGGGTTTAACTTGGCCGATGGGCACCCGACCGCCTTCTACGTGGTGCACGGCGTGCTGATCGTGGTCAACGTCGTCCTCGGCGCCGTGCTGGCGGTGATCGGCTGGCGCGGGCTGCGCCAGGTCAGGGACCGCACAGGAGCCGCCGGGTGA
- a CDS encoding M20 family metallopeptidase, with protein sequence MRGRELRGELDAFLAETEQDLVAFRRDLHMHPELAFAEYRTTQRIAERLTAAGLTPSVLPRGTGLICDVGNGDGPTVALRADIDALPLQDEKDAPYRSTVAGACHACGHDVHTTVLLGTSLFLAQQAAAGLLPGRVRLIFQPAEELPGGALEVMAQGGISGVDRIFGLHCDPRVDVGQVGLRSGPITSACDKIVVRVSGPGGHTARPHLTADLVFALAKILTELPAALSRRVDPRSSLSLVWGRVEAGSAANAIPDDGVAEGTVRCLDENAWHAAPDLIKSLLESVAGAYGVEATMDYTRGVPPVVNDEVSVEMLAEAAERALGAGAVVPTQQSLGGEDFAWYLESIPGAFARLGTRSPDGVTYDIHQGTFDVDEKAISMGVRVMATTALTALWEVGPLDSITSAMA encoded by the coding sequence ATGCGGGGACGTGAGCTTCGGGGGGAACTCGACGCGTTCCTGGCGGAGACCGAGCAGGACCTGGTGGCATTCCGCCGCGACCTGCACATGCACCCCGAGCTGGCCTTCGCCGAATATCGCACGACACAGCGGATCGCCGAGCGGCTCACCGCCGCCGGGCTGACGCCCTCGGTGCTGCCCAGGGGCACGGGCCTCATCTGCGACGTGGGCAACGGCGACGGGCCGACCGTCGCGTTGCGCGCCGACATCGACGCGCTGCCCCTGCAGGACGAGAAGGACGCGCCCTACCGCTCGACCGTGGCCGGAGCCTGCCACGCCTGCGGGCACGACGTGCACACCACGGTCCTGCTCGGCACCTCGCTCTTCCTGGCCCAGCAGGCCGCCGCGGGCCTGCTCCCCGGCCGGGTACGCCTGATCTTCCAGCCCGCCGAGGAGCTTCCCGGCGGCGCGCTGGAGGTCATGGCCCAGGGCGGCATCAGCGGCGTCGACCGCATCTTCGGCCTCCACTGCGACCCGCGCGTGGACGTGGGGCAGGTCGGCCTCAGGAGCGGCCCCATCACCTCCGCCTGTGACAAGATCGTCGTCCGCGTCTCCGGGCCCGGCGGCCACACCGCCCGCCCCCACCTCACCGCCGACCTCGTCTTCGCGCTGGCCAAGATCCTCACCGAGCTGCCCGCCGCGCTGTCGCGCCGCGTCGACCCGCGCTCGTCGCTCAGCCTCGTCTGGGGCCGCGTCGAGGCCGGCTCGGCCGCCAACGCGATCCCCGACGACGGCGTGGCCGAGGGCACGGTCCGCTGCCTCGACGAGAACGCCTGGCACGCCGCCCCCGACCTGATCAAGTCGCTGCTGGAGTCGGTGGCCGGCGCCTACGGCGTCGAGGCCACGATGGACTACACCCGCGGGGTGCCGCCGGTGGTCAACGACGAGGTCAGCGTGGAGATGCTGGCCGAGGCGGCCGAGCGGGCCCTCGGCGCGGGCGCCGTCGTCCCCACCCAGCAGTCGCTGGGCGGGGAGGACTTCGCGTGGTACCTGGAGTCGATCCCCGGCGCGTTCGCCCGGCTGGGCACCAGGTCGCCCGACGGGGTGACGTACGACATCCACCAGGGCACGTTCGACGTGGACGAGAAGGCGATCTCGATGGGCGTGCGGGTGATGGCCACCACGGCGCTGACGGCGCTGTGGGAGGTCGGCCCGCTCGACTCGATCACCTCCGCCATGGCCTGA
- a CDS encoding ABC transporter ATP-binding protein produces MSADTLATVKPAVELEGITKRFPGVVANHDIRITVQPGTVHAIVGENGAGKSTLMKILYGMQKPDEGTIKVNGAEVSFRTPSDAIAVGIGMVHQHFMLADNFTVLENIVLGAEPKRLGTLDTAAARRRITQLAETHGLRVDPDRLVEDLGVGDRQRVEILKVLYRGARILILDEPTAVLVPQEVEELFQNLRELKAEGLTVIFISHKLDEVLDIADAITVIRRGTTVASVSPSDVTARQLAELMVGSELPTPETRESTVTDTVMLKVSELTMPGEGERLLLDDVSFEIHKGEILGIAGVEGNGQSELIEAIMGIRPAQGRIELDTQDITTWSTLKRRESGIGYIPEDRHRQGLLLEASLWENRVLGHQTRKPARRGIWIDRRASRADTERIVKEYDVRTPGVDTLALALSGGNQQKLIVGREMSGDPVFLIAAHPTRGVDVGAQAAIWDHLRNARAAGLAVLLISADLDELIGLSDTIQVIYRGRLVAALDPSDITPERLGGYMTGAIAGTEET; encoded by the coding sequence ATGAGTGCTGACACCCTGGCCACGGTGAAACCCGCCGTAGAGCTGGAGGGCATCACCAAGCGTTTCCCCGGTGTCGTCGCGAACCACGACATCCGCATCACCGTCCAGCCCGGCACGGTGCACGCCATCGTCGGGGAGAACGGCGCGGGCAAATCCACCCTGATGAAGATCCTCTACGGCATGCAGAAGCCGGACGAGGGGACGATCAAGGTCAACGGCGCGGAGGTCAGCTTCCGCACGCCGAGCGACGCCATCGCGGTCGGGATCGGCATGGTGCACCAGCACTTCATGCTCGCCGACAACTTCACGGTCCTGGAGAACATCGTCCTCGGGGCCGAGCCGAAGCGGCTGGGCACGCTCGACACCGCCGCCGCCCGCCGGCGCATCACGCAACTGGCCGAGACCCACGGCCTGCGGGTCGACCCCGACCGGCTCGTGGAGGACCTCGGCGTCGGCGACCGCCAGCGCGTGGAGATCCTCAAGGTGCTCTACCGGGGCGCCCGCATCCTCATCCTCGACGAGCCGACGGCCGTGCTCGTGCCGCAGGAGGTCGAGGAGCTCTTCCAGAACCTGCGCGAGCTGAAGGCCGAGGGCCTGACGGTCATCTTCATCTCGCACAAGCTCGACGAGGTGCTCGACATCGCCGACGCGATCACCGTGATCCGGCGCGGCACCACGGTCGCCAGCGTGAGCCCGTCCGACGTCACCGCGCGGCAGCTCGCCGAGCTGATGGTCGGCAGCGAGCTGCCCACGCCCGAGACCCGCGAGTCCACCGTGACCGACACGGTCATGCTGAAGGTCTCCGAGCTGACCATGCCCGGCGAGGGCGAGCGCCTGCTCCTCGACGACGTCTCGTTCGAGATCCACAAGGGCGAGATCCTCGGCATCGCCGGTGTCGAGGGCAACGGCCAGTCGGAGCTGATCGAGGCCATCATGGGCATCCGCCCCGCCCAGGGCCGTATCGAGCTGGACACCCAGGACATCACCACCTGGTCCACCCTCAAGCGCCGCGAGTCCGGCATCGGCTACATCCCCGAGGACCGCCACCGCCAGGGTCTGCTCCTGGAGGCGTCGCTGTGGGAGAACCGGGTCCTCGGCCACCAGACCAGGAAGCCCGCGCGCAGGGGCATCTGGATCGACCGGCGGGCGTCCAGGGCCGACACCGAGCGCATCGTCAAGGAGTACGACGTCCGCACGCCCGGCGTGGACACCCTGGCCCTGGCCCTGTCGGGCGGCAACCAGCAGAAGCTGATCGTGGGCAGGGAGATGAGCGGCGACCCCGTCTTCCTCATCGCCGCCCACCCCACCCGCGGCGTGGACGTCGGCGCCCAGGCCGCCATCTGGGACCACCTGCGCAACGCCCGCGCCGCCGGGCTCGCCGTGCTGCTCATCTCCGCCGACCTCGACGAGCTGATCGGGCTCTCCGACACGATCCAGGTCATCTACCGGGGGCGGCTCGTGGCCGCGCTCGATCCTTCCGACATCACGCCCGAACGGCTGGGCGGCTATATGACC
- a CDS encoding peptide ligase PGM1-related protein, whose protein sequence is MSIFEPSEGTLVVVPSLSLPQDELRRITGARSYEERLLFLLLTLREPGVKVVYLSSAPVDPDIIDYYFAFLPDPDDAAKRLTLISLDDPWSQPLTRTLLDRPDVIEQLRAAIDGDAWLVPFVLSELEEELASLLNVPLYGPATSLSYYGSKSGAREVGHEAGVPMARGFGDIRSELQIEEAVEALPGERVIVKLNDAYSGLGNAIVTKADRSLVNFSAAGETWADYLRKIRERGAVVEEFIEHRPLYYPSALAQITPGGQAQVLATHDQVLGGLNGHVYQGCTFPAAPEYRAEVGESAARIAGVLAERGVVGLFGMDFFALKADAGYAALLCEINLRIGGTTHPFGAAVLTTGARYDPATGQLMSGDQPKFYTATDNCASGCLRGRTPGEVMRTADRLGLGFDAERRTGNVFHLLGAIPEHGKLGFTSIGDSREEADELHALTRRLLCGP, encoded by the coding sequence TTGAGCATCTTCGAGCCGAGTGAGGGGACCCTGGTGGTCGTGCCCTCGCTCTCCCTTCCGCAGGACGAGCTCCGCCGGATCACGGGAGCCAGGTCGTACGAGGAACGCCTGCTGTTCCTCCTGCTCACGCTCCGCGAGCCCGGGGTCAAGGTGGTCTACCTGTCCTCCGCACCCGTCGATCCCGACATCATCGACTACTACTTCGCCTTCCTGCCCGATCCGGATGACGCGGCCAAGCGTCTGACGCTGATCAGCCTCGACGACCCCTGGTCCCAGCCGTTGACCAGGACCCTGCTCGACCGGCCCGATGTGATCGAGCAACTGCGTGCGGCGATCGACGGCGACGCTTGGCTCGTCCCGTTCGTGCTGAGCGAGCTCGAGGAGGAGCTCGCCTCGCTACTCAACGTTCCCCTCTACGGTCCCGCCACGTCCCTTTCCTATTACGGCTCCAAGAGCGGGGCACGGGAGGTGGGACATGAGGCCGGCGTGCCGATGGCGCGGGGTTTCGGCGACATCCGCTCCGAGCTCCAGATCGAGGAGGCGGTGGAGGCGCTCCCCGGCGAGCGGGTGATCGTCAAGCTGAACGACGCCTACTCGGGCCTCGGCAACGCGATCGTCACGAAGGCGGACCGATCGCTGGTCAACTTCTCCGCGGCGGGAGAGACCTGGGCCGACTACCTGCGCAAGATCAGGGAGCGCGGCGCGGTGGTGGAGGAGTTCATCGAGCATAGGCCGCTCTACTACCCCAGCGCGCTGGCTCAAATCACGCCGGGCGGACAGGCCCAGGTGCTCGCCACGCACGACCAGGTGCTCGGCGGCCTCAACGGGCACGTCTACCAGGGCTGCACGTTCCCCGCGGCGCCCGAGTACCGCGCCGAGGTCGGCGAGTCGGCCGCGCGGATCGCGGGGGTCCTGGCGGAGCGCGGCGTGGTCGGGCTGTTCGGGATGGACTTCTTCGCGCTGAAGGCCGACGCCGGGTACGCGGCGCTGCTGTGCGAGATCAACCTGCGGATCGGCGGCACCACGCATCCGTTCGGCGCCGCCGTACTGACGACCGGGGCCAGATACGATCCGGCCACCGGCCAGCTCATGTCCGGTGACCAGCCGAAGTTCTACACCGCCACCGACAACTGCGCTTCCGGCTGCCTTCGCGGGCGTACGCCCGGTGAGGTGATGCGGACGGCCGACCGGCTCGGCCTCGGCTTCGACGCCGAGCGGCGCACCGGCAACGTCTTCCACCTGCTCGGCGCCATCCCCGAGCACGGCAAGCTGGGCTTCACCTCGATCGGCGACTCGCGGGAGGAGGCCGACGAGCTGCACGCACTCACCCGGCGGCTCCTGTGCGGTCCCTGA
- a CDS encoding BMP family lipoprotein, translated as MLGKRFNSVALGSVAGVLLMAAAACGGGGGGTTASQEPTGAASSEASKSALKVGLAFDIGGRGDKSFNDSAYAGLEKAKTELGAEIKELSPASDGSNRGDLLRQLADAGYNPIIGVGFAYAEDVKKAAEEYPDIEFAVVDSASNAPNVTGLLFAEEQGSYLAGVAAATKSESGHVGFVGGVENDLIKKFEAGFVAGVKSVKADAKIDVKYLTPDGDFSGFKAPDKGKLAAESMYQSGADIIYHASGDSGLGVFQAAAAAKKKAIGVDSDQRQTVKETDLQSVIMTSMLKRVDVGVFEFIKAFQGGAKGGTNTTYDLKVDGVGLSTTGGEIDDIKDKLDAAKKDIVDGKITVPAKP; from the coding sequence TTGCTCGGCAAGCGATTCAACAGTGTGGCGCTCGGTTCGGTCGCCGGTGTCCTGCTCATGGCGGCGGCGGCGTGCGGCGGTGGCGGTGGGGGGACCACGGCCAGCCAGGAGCCGACCGGCGCGGCGAGCAGCGAGGCGTCGAAGAGCGCCCTCAAGGTGGGTCTCGCGTTCGACATCGGCGGACGCGGTGACAAGTCCTTCAACGACTCGGCCTACGCCGGCCTGGAGAAGGCCAAGACGGAGCTCGGCGCGGAGATCAAGGAGCTGAGCCCGGCCTCCGACGGCTCCAACCGCGGTGACCTGCTGCGTCAGCTCGCGGACGCGGGCTACAACCCGATCATCGGTGTCGGCTTCGCCTACGCCGAGGACGTCAAGAAGGCGGCCGAGGAGTACCCGGACATCGAGTTCGCGGTCGTCGACTCGGCCTCCAACGCCCCCAACGTGACCGGCCTGCTGTTCGCCGAGGAGCAGGGCTCCTACCTGGCGGGCGTCGCGGCGGCGACCAAGTCCGAGAGCGGCCACGTCGGCTTCGTCGGCGGCGTCGAGAACGACCTGATCAAGAAGTTCGAGGCGGGCTTCGTGGCGGGCGTGAAGTCCGTCAAGGCCGACGCCAAGATCGACGTCAAGTACCTCACCCCCGACGGCGACTTCTCCGGCTTCAAGGCTCCCGACAAGGGCAAGCTCGCGGCCGAGAGCATGTACCAGAGCGGCGCGGACATCATCTACCACGCCTCCGGCGACTCCGGCCTCGGCGTGTTCCAGGCGGCGGCCGCGGCCAAGAAGAAGGCCATCGGCGTCGACTCCGACCAGCGGCAGACGGTCAAGGAGACCGACCTGCAGTCGGTGATCATGACCTCGATGCTCAAGCGCGTCGACGTCGGCGTCTTCGAGTTCATCAAGGCCTTCCAGGGCGGCGCCAAGGGCGGCACGAACACCACGTACGACCTGAAGGTCGACGGCGTGGGCCTGTCCACCACCGGTGGCGAGATCGACGACATCAAGGACAAGCTCGACGCTGCCAAGAAGGACATCGTCGACGGCAAGATCACGGTTCCTGCCAAGCCGTAA
- a CDS encoding Xaa-Pro dipeptidyl-peptidase, which yields MHPWRALSVPLAALLVATLTGTTPATADTPAVKIENNATQPVFSRADAILQTVFVEVAGTDSDNDGAADRVAVDILRPKETDQGLKVPVIMEASPYYAPGNDVANHPVDVDENGVPLPAMTALSAKLDAAGPFDSYYDNYFLPRGYAIALVENLGSARATGCPTSGGPNETAGPKAAIDWLNGRAKGFDATGNPVEATWSTGKVGMIGVSYNGTLPNAVAATGVEGLETIVPIAAISSWYDYYRANGGVVAPGGFQGEDLDVLAKYVLTRQNGQEACGGVVDALTAGQDRITGDYSRLWDERNYLNDVRKVKASVFVVHGLNDWNVKTKQFAQWWYALSKRHVPRKIWLHQGTHMSPFNLRTAEWLRQLHGWFDHWLYGIDSGIMREPQADVEIGPGQWARHASWPLPGSATVPLYPGSGSSLGLVPRPRSAPETFVDQKVRTAEQLVEATGADPNRLAYTTGALPADVRISGTPTVSVRASFKDGASPYLTALLVDYGTDVRPNGTLVSTGQSYCYGQGVPGDTGCTTLRTLGTATTPYKIVTRGWLDVRNRHREDRSEPVRPGKEYSFTWDFQPTDYLFKKGHRLGLVIISTDYDYTLRYPPGTKVTVSPGKSALRLPVVLGRLP from the coding sequence ATGCACCCGTGGAGAGCCCTCTCCGTGCCGCTGGCCGCCTTACTCGTGGCGACCTTGACCGGCACCACCCCCGCCACAGCCGACACCCCGGCCGTGAAGATCGAGAACAACGCGACCCAGCCGGTCTTCTCCAGGGCGGACGCCATCCTGCAGACCGTGTTCGTCGAGGTCGCGGGAACCGACAGTGACAACGACGGCGCCGCCGACAGGGTCGCCGTGGACATCCTGCGCCCCAAGGAGACCGACCAGGGGCTCAAGGTCCCCGTGATCATGGAGGCGAGCCCCTACTACGCCCCCGGCAACGACGTCGCCAACCATCCCGTGGACGTGGACGAGAACGGCGTCCCCCTGCCCGCCATGACCGCGCTGTCGGCCAAGCTCGACGCCGCCGGCCCCTTCGACAGTTACTACGACAACTACTTCCTGCCCCGCGGCTACGCCATCGCGCTGGTGGAGAACCTCGGCAGCGCCCGCGCCACCGGCTGCCCCACCTCGGGCGGCCCGAACGAGACCGCGGGCCCGAAGGCCGCGATCGACTGGCTGAACGGCCGCGCCAAGGGCTTCGACGCCACCGGCAACCCCGTCGAGGCCACCTGGTCCACGGGCAAGGTCGGCATGATCGGCGTCTCGTACAACGGCACGCTGCCCAACGCCGTCGCCGCGACCGGCGTCGAGGGCCTGGAGACGATCGTGCCGATCGCCGCGATCTCCAGCTGGTACGACTACTACCGCGCCAACGGCGGCGTCGTCGCCCCGGGCGGCTTCCAGGGCGAGGACCTGGACGTGCTCGCCAAGTACGTACTGACCAGGCAGAACGGCCAGGAGGCGTGCGGCGGGGTGGTCGACGCGCTGACCGCGGGCCAGGACCGCATCACCGGCGACTACAGCCGGCTCTGGGACGAGCGCAACTACCTCAACGACGTGCGCAAGGTGAAGGCCAGCGTCTTCGTCGTGCACGGGCTCAACGACTGGAACGTCAAGACCAAGCAGTTCGCGCAGTGGTGGTACGCGCTGTCCAAGCGGCACGTGCCGCGCAAGATCTGGCTGCACCAGGGCACCCACATGAGCCCCTTCAACCTGCGCACCGCCGAGTGGCTGCGCCAGCTGCACGGCTGGTTCGACCACTGGCTGTACGGGATCGACTCGGGCATCATGCGCGAGCCGCAGGCGGACGTGGAGATCGGGCCCGGCCAGTGGGCCAGGCACGCCTCGTGGCCGCTGCCCGGCTCGGCCACCGTCCCGCTCTACCCGGGCTCGGGCTCGTCGCTCGGCCTGGTCCCGCGTCCCCGGTCGGCGCCCGAGACGTTCGTGGACCAGAAGGTCCGCACGGCCGAGCAGCTCGTGGAGGCGACGGGGGCCGATCCGAACCGGCTGGCGTACACGACCGGGGCACTGCCCGCGGACGTGCGGATCTCGGGGACGCCGACGGTCTCGGTGCGGGCCTCGTTCAAGGACGGGGCCTCGCCGTACCTGACGGCGCTGCTGGTGGACTACGGCACGGACGTGCGCCCGAACGGGACCCTGGTCTCCACCGGGCAGAGCTACTGCTACGGGCAGGGGGTGCCCGGTGACACGGGCTGCACCACGCTCAGGACGCTCGGCACCGCCACCACCCCGTACAAGATCGTCACCAGGGGGTGGCTCGACGTCCGCAACCGCCACCGCGAGGACCGGTCCGAGCCGGTGCGCCCCGGCAAGGAGTACTCCTTCACCTGGGACTTCCAGCCGACTGACTACCTGTTCAAGAAGGGTCACCGGCTGGGCCTGGTGATCATCTCCACCGACTACGACTACACCCTGCGCTACCCGCCGGGCACCAAGGTCACCGTGTCGCCGGGCAAGTCGGCCCTGCGGCTCCCGGTGGTGCTCGGCAGGCTGCCGTAG